One Festucalex cinctus isolate MCC-2025b chromosome 3, RoL_Fcin_1.0, whole genome shotgun sequence DNA window includes the following coding sequences:
- the ehf gene encoding ETS homologous factor isoform X2, with product MEATKCQTSIQDDTVDINGNPESTGYVYKKNNIFHTPELSLLFEILFSCCTLAMVNVCCSNMSITSDTALDSQLPTCHWASTNYYHPDVPLVMPGYSSSCQWPHDSQPQFWSKYQVWEWLQQVMDINQIDASNIPFQNFDMDGHQLCKLTYQDFVHAAGSLGPILFHSITQLKWAEYHVEISQLDLKPECKILNLAGKQFGIHQLQTVILSKNVIVLIIVIMFCLFFCLHLDISCPFSEVSKPQTDGHDLSSQPHVPGVSPTPSGPEIKISDSRHRQAKKHNPRGTHLWEFIRDILLHPECNPGLIKWEDRTEGVFRFLKSEEVAQLWGKKKNNSSMTYEKLSRAMRYYYKREILERVDGRRLVYKFGRNARGWKESEK from the exons atggaagccaccaaatgccaaacctcgatccaggatgacacagttgacatcaatgggaatcctgagtccactggttacgtttacaa GAAGAACAACATATTTCACACCCCCGAACTCTCATTGTT ATTTGAAATTCTCTTCTCCTGCTGCACCCTGGCTATGGTGAATGTGTGTTGCAGCAATATGAGCATCACTTCAGACACCGCTCTGGACAGTCAGCTACCCACTTGCCACTGGGCTTCGACCAACTACTATCATCCTGATG TTCCATTAGTGATGCCTGGATATAGCAGCAGTTGCCAGTGGCCTCATGATTCCCAGCCTCAATTCTGGAGTAAATATCAAGTGTGGGAGTGGCTGCAGCAGGTTATGGACATAAATCAGATTGATGCCTCCAACATCCCCTTCCAAAACTTTGATATGGATGGCCACCAGCTCTGTAAGCTGACCTACCAGGACTTTGTCCATGCTGCAGGGAGCCTGGGGCCAATTCTCTTCCACAGCATAACACAGCTCAAGTGGGCCG AATACCATGTGGAAATCAGTCAACTGGATCTAAAACCCGAATGTAAGATATTAAATTTGGCTGGAAAACAATTTGGGATTCATCAATTACAGACAGTAATAttaagtaaaaatgtaattgtcctaattattgtcattatgttttgtttgtttttttgcttgcatTTAGACATTTCTTGCCCCTTTTCAGAAGTCAGCAAGCCACAAACAG ACGGCCATGACTTATCGAGTCAACCTCATGTACCAGGTGTCTCACCTACCCCTTCCGGCCCTG AAATCAAAATATCAGACAGTCGTCATCGTCAGGCCAAAAAACACA ATCCAAGGGGGACCCATTTATGGGAGTTCATAAGAGACATTCTACTGCATCCTGAATGCAATCCAGGACTGATCAAGTGGGAGGATCGGACAGAAGGAGTATTTCGCTTTCTTAAATCAGAAGAAGTGGCACAGTTGTggggaaagaagaaaaacaacagcAGCATGACCTACGAGAAGCTGAGCCGGGCAATGAG ataTTACTACAAAAGGGAAATCCTAGAACGAGTAGACGGGCGCAGACTCGTGTACAAATTTGGTAGGAACGCCAGAGGATGGAAGGAGTCTGAgaaataa
- the ehf gene encoding ETS homologous factor isoform X4 → MEATKCQTSIQDDTVDINGNPESTGYVYKKNNIFHTPELSLFNMSITSDTALDSQLPTCHWASTNYYHPDVPLVMPGYSSSCQWPHDSQPQFWSKYQVWEWLQQVMDINQIDASNIPFQNFDMDGHQLCKLTYQDFVHAAGSLGPILFHSITQLKWAEYHVEISQLDLKPECKILNLAGKQFGIHQLQTVILSKNVIVLIIVIMFCLFFCLHLDISCPFSEVSKPQTDGHDLSSQPHVPGVSPTPSGPEIKISDSRHRQAKKHNPRGTHLWEFIRDILLHPECNPGLIKWEDRTEGVFRFLKSEEVAQLWGKKKNNSSMTYEKLSRAMRYYYKREILERVDGRRLVYKFGRNARGWKESEK, encoded by the exons atggaagccaccaaatgccaaacctcgatccaggatgacacagttgacatcaatgggaatcctgagtccactggttacgtttacaa GAAGAACAACATATTTCACACCCCCGAACTCTCATTGTT CAATATGAGCATCACTTCAGACACCGCTCTGGACAGTCAGCTACCCACTTGCCACTGGGCTTCGACCAACTACTATCATCCTGATG TTCCATTAGTGATGCCTGGATATAGCAGCAGTTGCCAGTGGCCTCATGATTCCCAGCCTCAATTCTGGAGTAAATATCAAGTGTGGGAGTGGCTGCAGCAGGTTATGGACATAAATCAGATTGATGCCTCCAACATCCCCTTCCAAAACTTTGATATGGATGGCCACCAGCTCTGTAAGCTGACCTACCAGGACTTTGTCCATGCTGCAGGGAGCCTGGGGCCAATTCTCTTCCACAGCATAACACAGCTCAAGTGGGCCG AATACCATGTGGAAATCAGTCAACTGGATCTAAAACCCGAATGTAAGATATTAAATTTGGCTGGAAAACAATTTGGGATTCATCAATTACAGACAGTAATAttaagtaaaaatgtaattgtcctaattattgtcattatgttttgtttgtttttttgcttgcatTTAGACATTTCTTGCCCCTTTTCAGAAGTCAGCAAGCCACAAACAG ACGGCCATGACTTATCGAGTCAACCTCATGTACCAGGTGTCTCACCTACCCCTTCCGGCCCTG AAATCAAAATATCAGACAGTCGTCATCGTCAGGCCAAAAAACACA ATCCAAGGGGGACCCATTTATGGGAGTTCATAAGAGACATTCTACTGCATCCTGAATGCAATCCAGGACTGATCAAGTGGGAGGATCGGACAGAAGGAGTATTTCGCTTTCTTAAATCAGAAGAAGTGGCACAGTTGTggggaaagaagaaaaacaacagcAGCATGACCTACGAGAAGCTGAGCCGGGCAATGAG ataTTACTACAAAAGGGAAATCCTAGAACGAGTAGACGGGCGCAGACTCGTGTACAAATTTGGTAGGAACGCCAGAGGATGGAAGGAGTCTGAgaaataa
- the ehf gene encoding ETS homologous factor isoform X3: protein MEATKCQTSIQDDTVDINGNPESTGYVYNSSKTPQLKKKCCEQLSYIKLRDCPEWKEIRKNNIFHTPELSLLFEILFSCCTLAMVNVCCSNMSITSDTALDSQLPTCHWASTNYYHPDVPLVMPGYSSSCQWPHDSQPQFWSKYQVWEWLQQVMDINQIDASNIPFQNFDMDGHQLCKLTYQDFVHAAGSLGPILFHSITQLKWAEYHVEISQLDLKPEYISCPFSEVSKPQTDGHDLSSQPHVPGVSPTPSGPEIKISDSRHRQAKKHNPRGTHLWEFIRDILLHPECNPGLIKWEDRTEGVFRFLKSEEVAQLWGKKKNNSSMTYEKLSRAMRYYYKREILERVDGRRLVYKFGRNARGWKESEK from the exons atggaagccaccaaatgccaaacctcgatccaggatgacacagttgacatcaatgggaatcctgagtccactggttacgtttacaa CTCTTCCAAAACCCcccagctgaaaaaaaaatgctgtgaaCAACTCAGTTACATCAAATTGAGAGACTGTCCAGAATGGAAAGAAATAAG GAAGAACAACATATTTCACACCCCCGAACTCTCATTGTT ATTTGAAATTCTCTTCTCCTGCTGCACCCTGGCTATGGTGAATGTGTGTTGCAGCAATATGAGCATCACTTCAGACACCGCTCTGGACAGTCAGCTACCCACTTGCCACTGGGCTTCGACCAACTACTATCATCCTGATG TTCCATTAGTGATGCCTGGATATAGCAGCAGTTGCCAGTGGCCTCATGATTCCCAGCCTCAATTCTGGAGTAAATATCAAGTGTGGGAGTGGCTGCAGCAGGTTATGGACATAAATCAGATTGATGCCTCCAACATCCCCTTCCAAAACTTTGATATGGATGGCCACCAGCTCTGTAAGCTGACCTACCAGGACTTTGTCCATGCTGCAGGGAGCCTGGGGCCAATTCTCTTCCACAGCATAACACAGCTCAAGTGGGCCG AATACCATGTGGAAATCAGTCAACTGGATCTAAAACCCGAAT ACATTTCTTGCCCCTTTTCAGAAGTCAGCAAGCCACAAACAG ACGGCCATGACTTATCGAGTCAACCTCATGTACCAGGTGTCTCACCTACCCCTTCCGGCCCTG AAATCAAAATATCAGACAGTCGTCATCGTCAGGCCAAAAAACACA ATCCAAGGGGGACCCATTTATGGGAGTTCATAAGAGACATTCTACTGCATCCTGAATGCAATCCAGGACTGATCAAGTGGGAGGATCGGACAGAAGGAGTATTTCGCTTTCTTAAATCAGAAGAAGTGGCACAGTTGTggggaaagaagaaaaacaacagcAGCATGACCTACGAGAAGCTGAGCCGGGCAATGAG ataTTACTACAAAAGGGAAATCCTAGAACGAGTAGACGGGCGCAGACTCGTGTACAAATTTGGTAGGAACGCCAGAGGATGGAAGGAGTCTGAgaaataa
- the ehf gene encoding ETS homologous factor isoform X1, with the protein MGSSKTPQLKKKCCEQLSYIKLRDCPEWKEIRKNNIFHTPELSLLFEILFSCCTLAMVNVCCSNMSITSDTALDSQLPTCHWASTNYYHPDVPLVMPGYSSSCQWPHDSQPQFWSKYQVWEWLQQVMDINQIDASNIPFQNFDMDGHQLCKLTYQDFVHAAGSLGPILFHSITQLKWAEYHVEISQLDLKPECKILNLAGKQFGIHQLQTVILSKNVIVLIIVIMFCLFFCLHLDISCPFSEVSKPQTDGHDLSSQPHVPGVSPTPSGPEIKISDSRHRQAKKHNPRGTHLWEFIRDILLHPECNPGLIKWEDRTEGVFRFLKSEEVAQLWGKKKNNSSMTYEKLSRAMRYYYKREILERVDGRRLVYKFGRNARGWKESEK; encoded by the exons ATGGG CTCTTCCAAAACCCcccagctgaaaaaaaaatgctgtgaaCAACTCAGTTACATCAAATTGAGAGACTGTCCAGAATGGAAAGAAATAAG GAAGAACAACATATTTCACACCCCCGAACTCTCATTGTT ATTTGAAATTCTCTTCTCCTGCTGCACCCTGGCTATGGTGAATGTGTGTTGCAGCAATATGAGCATCACTTCAGACACCGCTCTGGACAGTCAGCTACCCACTTGCCACTGGGCTTCGACCAACTACTATCATCCTGATG TTCCATTAGTGATGCCTGGATATAGCAGCAGTTGCCAGTGGCCTCATGATTCCCAGCCTCAATTCTGGAGTAAATATCAAGTGTGGGAGTGGCTGCAGCAGGTTATGGACATAAATCAGATTGATGCCTCCAACATCCCCTTCCAAAACTTTGATATGGATGGCCACCAGCTCTGTAAGCTGACCTACCAGGACTTTGTCCATGCTGCAGGGAGCCTGGGGCCAATTCTCTTCCACAGCATAACACAGCTCAAGTGGGCCG AATACCATGTGGAAATCAGTCAACTGGATCTAAAACCCGAATGTAAGATATTAAATTTGGCTGGAAAACAATTTGGGATTCATCAATTACAGACAGTAATAttaagtaaaaatgtaattgtcctaattattgtcattatgttttgtttgtttttttgcttgcatTTAGACATTTCTTGCCCCTTTTCAGAAGTCAGCAAGCCACAAACAG ACGGCCATGACTTATCGAGTCAACCTCATGTACCAGGTGTCTCACCTACCCCTTCCGGCCCTG AAATCAAAATATCAGACAGTCGTCATCGTCAGGCCAAAAAACACA ATCCAAGGGGGACCCATTTATGGGAGTTCATAAGAGACATTCTACTGCATCCTGAATGCAATCCAGGACTGATCAAGTGGGAGGATCGGACAGAAGGAGTATTTCGCTTTCTTAAATCAGAAGAAGTGGCACAGTTGTggggaaagaagaaaaacaacagcAGCATGACCTACGAGAAGCTGAGCCGGGCAATGAG ataTTACTACAAAAGGGAAATCCTAGAACGAGTAGACGGGCGCAGACTCGTGTACAAATTTGGTAGGAACGCCAGAGGATGGAAGGAGTCTGAgaaataa
- the ehf gene encoding ETS homologous factor isoform X6, producing the protein MSKMKNNIFHTPELSLFNMSITSDTALDSQLPTCHWASTNYYHPDVPLVMPGYSSSCQWPHDSQPQFWSKYQVWEWLQQVMDINQIDASNIPFQNFDMDGHQLCKLTYQDFVHAAGSLGPILFHSITQLKWAEYHVEISQLDLKPECKILNLAGKQFGIHQLQTVILSKNVIVLIIVIMFCLFFCLHLDISCPFSEVSKPQTDGHDLSSQPHVPGVSPTPSGPEIKISDSRHRQAKKHNPRGTHLWEFIRDILLHPECNPGLIKWEDRTEGVFRFLKSEEVAQLWGKKKNNSSMTYEKLSRAMRYYYKREILERVDGRRLVYKFGRNARGWKESEK; encoded by the exons ATGTCAAAAAT GAAGAACAACATATTTCACACCCCCGAACTCTCATTGTT CAATATGAGCATCACTTCAGACACCGCTCTGGACAGTCAGCTACCCACTTGCCACTGGGCTTCGACCAACTACTATCATCCTGATG TTCCATTAGTGATGCCTGGATATAGCAGCAGTTGCCAGTGGCCTCATGATTCCCAGCCTCAATTCTGGAGTAAATATCAAGTGTGGGAGTGGCTGCAGCAGGTTATGGACATAAATCAGATTGATGCCTCCAACATCCCCTTCCAAAACTTTGATATGGATGGCCACCAGCTCTGTAAGCTGACCTACCAGGACTTTGTCCATGCTGCAGGGAGCCTGGGGCCAATTCTCTTCCACAGCATAACACAGCTCAAGTGGGCCG AATACCATGTGGAAATCAGTCAACTGGATCTAAAACCCGAATGTAAGATATTAAATTTGGCTGGAAAACAATTTGGGATTCATCAATTACAGACAGTAATAttaagtaaaaatgtaattgtcctaattattgtcattatgttttgtttgtttttttgcttgcatTTAGACATTTCTTGCCCCTTTTCAGAAGTCAGCAAGCCACAAACAG ACGGCCATGACTTATCGAGTCAACCTCATGTACCAGGTGTCTCACCTACCCCTTCCGGCCCTG AAATCAAAATATCAGACAGTCGTCATCGTCAGGCCAAAAAACACA ATCCAAGGGGGACCCATTTATGGGAGTTCATAAGAGACATTCTACTGCATCCTGAATGCAATCCAGGACTGATCAAGTGGGAGGATCGGACAGAAGGAGTATTTCGCTTTCTTAAATCAGAAGAAGTGGCACAGTTGTggggaaagaagaaaaacaacagcAGCATGACCTACGAGAAGCTGAGCCGGGCAATGAG ataTTACTACAAAAGGGAAATCCTAGAACGAGTAGACGGGCGCAGACTCGTGTACAAATTTGGTAGGAACGCCAGAGGATGGAAGGAGTCTGAgaaataa
- the ehf gene encoding ETS homologous factor isoform X5, protein MSKMKNNIFHTPELSLLFEILFSCCTLAMVNVCCSNMSITSDTALDSQLPTCHWASTNYYHPDVPLVMPGYSSSCQWPHDSQPQFWSKYQVWEWLQQVMDINQIDASNIPFQNFDMDGHQLCKLTYQDFVHAAGSLGPILFHSITQLKWAEYHVEISQLDLKPECKILNLAGKQFGIHQLQTVILSKNVIVLIIVIMFCLFFCLHLDISCPFSEVSKPQTDGHDLSSQPHVPGVSPTPSGPEIKISDSRHRQAKKHNPRGTHLWEFIRDILLHPECNPGLIKWEDRTEGVFRFLKSEEVAQLWGKKKNNSSMTYEKLSRAMRYYYKREILERVDGRRLVYKFGRNARGWKESEK, encoded by the exons ATGTCAAAAAT GAAGAACAACATATTTCACACCCCCGAACTCTCATTGTT ATTTGAAATTCTCTTCTCCTGCTGCACCCTGGCTATGGTGAATGTGTGTTGCAGCAATATGAGCATCACTTCAGACACCGCTCTGGACAGTCAGCTACCCACTTGCCACTGGGCTTCGACCAACTACTATCATCCTGATG TTCCATTAGTGATGCCTGGATATAGCAGCAGTTGCCAGTGGCCTCATGATTCCCAGCCTCAATTCTGGAGTAAATATCAAGTGTGGGAGTGGCTGCAGCAGGTTATGGACATAAATCAGATTGATGCCTCCAACATCCCCTTCCAAAACTTTGATATGGATGGCCACCAGCTCTGTAAGCTGACCTACCAGGACTTTGTCCATGCTGCAGGGAGCCTGGGGCCAATTCTCTTCCACAGCATAACACAGCTCAAGTGGGCCG AATACCATGTGGAAATCAGTCAACTGGATCTAAAACCCGAATGTAAGATATTAAATTTGGCTGGAAAACAATTTGGGATTCATCAATTACAGACAGTAATAttaagtaaaaatgtaattgtcctaattattgtcattatgttttgtttgtttttttgcttgcatTTAGACATTTCTTGCCCCTTTTCAGAAGTCAGCAAGCCACAAACAG ACGGCCATGACTTATCGAGTCAACCTCATGTACCAGGTGTCTCACCTACCCCTTCCGGCCCTG AAATCAAAATATCAGACAGTCGTCATCGTCAGGCCAAAAAACACA ATCCAAGGGGGACCCATTTATGGGAGTTCATAAGAGACATTCTACTGCATCCTGAATGCAATCCAGGACTGATCAAGTGGGAGGATCGGACAGAAGGAGTATTTCGCTTTCTTAAATCAGAAGAAGTGGCACAGTTGTggggaaagaagaaaaacaacagcAGCATGACCTACGAGAAGCTGAGCCGGGCAATGAG ataTTACTACAAAAGGGAAATCCTAGAACGAGTAGACGGGCGCAGACTCGTGTACAAATTTGGTAGGAACGCCAGAGGATGGAAGGAGTCTGAgaaataa
- the ehf gene encoding ETS homologous factor isoform X7 has product MVNVCCSNMSITSDTALDSQLPTCHWASTNYYHPDVPLVMPGYSSSCQWPHDSQPQFWSKYQVWEWLQQVMDINQIDASNIPFQNFDMDGHQLCKLTYQDFVHAAGSLGPILFHSITQLKWAEYHVEISQLDLKPECKILNLAGKQFGIHQLQTVILSKNVIVLIIVIMFCLFFCLHLDISCPFSEVSKPQTDGHDLSSQPHVPGVSPTPSGPEIKISDSRHRQAKKHNPRGTHLWEFIRDILLHPECNPGLIKWEDRTEGVFRFLKSEEVAQLWGKKKNNSSMTYEKLSRAMRYYYKREILERVDGRRLVYKFGRNARGWKESEK; this is encoded by the exons ATGGTGAATGTGTGTTGCAGCAATATGAGCATCACTTCAGACACCGCTCTGGACAGTCAGCTACCCACTTGCCACTGGGCTTCGACCAACTACTATCATCCTGATG TTCCATTAGTGATGCCTGGATATAGCAGCAGTTGCCAGTGGCCTCATGATTCCCAGCCTCAATTCTGGAGTAAATATCAAGTGTGGGAGTGGCTGCAGCAGGTTATGGACATAAATCAGATTGATGCCTCCAACATCCCCTTCCAAAACTTTGATATGGATGGCCACCAGCTCTGTAAGCTGACCTACCAGGACTTTGTCCATGCTGCAGGGAGCCTGGGGCCAATTCTCTTCCACAGCATAACACAGCTCAAGTGGGCCG AATACCATGTGGAAATCAGTCAACTGGATCTAAAACCCGAATGTAAGATATTAAATTTGGCTGGAAAACAATTTGGGATTCATCAATTACAGACAGTAATAttaagtaaaaatgtaattgtcctaattattgtcattatgttttgtttgtttttttgcttgcatTTAGACATTTCTTGCCCCTTTTCAGAAGTCAGCAAGCCACAAACAG ACGGCCATGACTTATCGAGTCAACCTCATGTACCAGGTGTCTCACCTACCCCTTCCGGCCCTG AAATCAAAATATCAGACAGTCGTCATCGTCAGGCCAAAAAACACA ATCCAAGGGGGACCCATTTATGGGAGTTCATAAGAGACATTCTACTGCATCCTGAATGCAATCCAGGACTGATCAAGTGGGAGGATCGGACAGAAGGAGTATTTCGCTTTCTTAAATCAGAAGAAGTGGCACAGTTGTggggaaagaagaaaaacaacagcAGCATGACCTACGAGAAGCTGAGCCGGGCAATGAG ataTTACTACAAAAGGGAAATCCTAGAACGAGTAGACGGGCGCAGACTCGTGTACAAATTTGGTAGGAACGCCAGAGGATGGAAGGAGTCTGAgaaataa
- the ehf gene encoding ETS homologous factor isoform X8, translating into MSITSDTALDSQLPTCHWASTNYYHPDVPLVMPGYSSSCQWPHDSQPQFWSKYQVWEWLQQVMDINQIDASNIPFQNFDMDGHQLCKLTYQDFVHAAGSLGPILFHSITQLKWAEYHVEISQLDLKPECKILNLAGKQFGIHQLQTVILSKNVIVLIIVIMFCLFFCLHLDISCPFSEVSKPQTDGHDLSSQPHVPGVSPTPSGPEIKISDSRHRQAKKHNPRGTHLWEFIRDILLHPECNPGLIKWEDRTEGVFRFLKSEEVAQLWGKKKNNSSMTYEKLSRAMRYYYKREILERVDGRRLVYKFGRNARGWKESEK; encoded by the exons ATGAGCATCACTTCAGACACCGCTCTGGACAGTCAGCTACCCACTTGCCACTGGGCTTCGACCAACTACTATCATCCTGATG TTCCATTAGTGATGCCTGGATATAGCAGCAGTTGCCAGTGGCCTCATGATTCCCAGCCTCAATTCTGGAGTAAATATCAAGTGTGGGAGTGGCTGCAGCAGGTTATGGACATAAATCAGATTGATGCCTCCAACATCCCCTTCCAAAACTTTGATATGGATGGCCACCAGCTCTGTAAGCTGACCTACCAGGACTTTGTCCATGCTGCAGGGAGCCTGGGGCCAATTCTCTTCCACAGCATAACACAGCTCAAGTGGGCCG AATACCATGTGGAAATCAGTCAACTGGATCTAAAACCCGAATGTAAGATATTAAATTTGGCTGGAAAACAATTTGGGATTCATCAATTACAGACAGTAATAttaagtaaaaatgtaattgtcctaattattgtcattatgttttgtttgtttttttgcttgcatTTAGACATTTCTTGCCCCTTTTCAGAAGTCAGCAAGCCACAAACAG ACGGCCATGACTTATCGAGTCAACCTCATGTACCAGGTGTCTCACCTACCCCTTCCGGCCCTG AAATCAAAATATCAGACAGTCGTCATCGTCAGGCCAAAAAACACA ATCCAAGGGGGACCCATTTATGGGAGTTCATAAGAGACATTCTACTGCATCCTGAATGCAATCCAGGACTGATCAAGTGGGAGGATCGGACAGAAGGAGTATTTCGCTTTCTTAAATCAGAAGAAGTGGCACAGTTGTggggaaagaagaaaaacaacagcAGCATGACCTACGAGAAGCTGAGCCGGGCAATGAG ataTTACTACAAAAGGGAAATCCTAGAACGAGTAGACGGGCGCAGACTCGTGTACAAATTTGGTAGGAACGCCAGAGGATGGAAGGAGTCTGAgaaataa